A window of Castanea sativa cultivar Marrone di Chiusa Pesio chromosome 1, ASM4071231v1 contains these coding sequences:
- the LOC142610894 gene encoding putative protein phosphatase 2C 60, with protein MGIYLSTPKTEKFSDDGENDRLRYGLSSMQGWRATMEDAHAAFPDLGPSTSFFGVYDGHGGKVVAKFCAKYLHQQMLRNEAYSAGDIGTSVQKAFFRMDEMMRGQRGWRELAVLGDKINKFTGMIEGLIWSPRGSDSNDHVDDWAFEEGPHSDFAGPTSGSTACVAIIRNYQLIVANAGDSRCVISRKGQAYNLSRDHKPDLEVEKERILKAGGFIHAGRVNGSLNLARAIGDMEFKQNKYLPAEKQIVTANPDINTVELCDDDDFIVLACDGIWDCMSSQQLVDFVHEQLRMENKLSVVCERVLDRCLAPSTAGGEGCDNMTMVLVQFKKPIQSPPSVDEQSSPSKTADPESK; from the exons ATGGGTATATACCTCAGCACTCCCAAAACTGAAAAGTTCTCTGATGATGGTGAGAATGATAGGCTTAGGTATGGTTTATCATCAATGCAAGGTTGGCGCGCAACCATGGAAGATGCT cATGCTGCGTTCCCTGATCTCGGTCCATCCACTTCGTTCTTTGGTGTTTATGATGGCCATGGAG GGAAGGTGGTTGCAAAGTTCTGTGCCAAGTATCTTCATCAACAGATGCTTAGGAATGAAGCATATTCAGCTGGAGACATAGGAACTTCTGTTCAGAAAGCATTTTTCAG AATGGATGAAATGATGCGTGGACAGAGGGGTTGGAGGGAACTAGCTGTTTTGGGTgataaaataaacaagtttaCTGGCATGATAGAAGGGTTGATTTGGTCTCCAAGGGGCAGTGATAGTAATGACCATGTTGATGATTGGGCTTTTGAGGAG GGGCCTCATTCTGATTTCGCTGGACCAACTTCTGGGAGCACGGCTTGTGTTGCCATTATTAGAAACTACCAACTTATTGTTGCAAATGCTGGTGATTCTCGTTGTGTGATATCTAGGAAGGGTcag GCATACAATCTGTCTAGGGATCACAAACCTGATCTTGAGGTTGAGAAGGAAAGGATTTTAAAGGCTGGTGGTTTTATACATGCAGGACGAGTCAATGGCAGTTTAAATCTTGCTAGAGCTATAG GTGACATGGAATTCAAGCAGAATAAATATTTGCCTGCTGAAAAGCAAATTGTAACTGCCAATCCAGATATAAACACT gTTGAGCTTTGTGATGATGACGATTTTATCGTGTTAGCATGTGATGGTATCTG GGATTGCATGTCAAGCCAGCAACTGGTAGATTTTGTTCATGAACAACTACGCATG GAAAACAAGCTTTCTgtggtgtgtgagagagtacTTGATAGGTGTTTGGCACCATCAACAGCTGGTGGTGAGGGATGCGACAACATGACCATGGTCTTGGTGCAGTTCAAGAAACCCATTCAGTCCCCTCCATCTGTGGATGAGCAATCCTCACCATCCAAAACAGCTGACCCTGAATCAAAGTAG